A single region of the Thermoanaerobacterium aotearoense genome encodes:
- the thiM gene encoding hydroxyethylthiazole kinase — protein MIEEAIKVLEKLKREVPLVHAITNYVVINDNANALLSIGASPAMVMSPDEAYNFTAISNALYVNIGTINNETKETIINSVISAKDHKKPVVLDPVGCAAIKSRVDFVNMLLKIGEISIIKGNGGEIKALSGESANVKGVDSLDDSGNVDSCVKLAKHTKTVVVSTGKEDYISDGRRVVKVNNGANLFTKITGAGCTLGAIMAATSACSDDKVISSLAALLIMNISGELAEKECNAPGSFRTKFIDYLYILDSDMIRKYADIEVLEA, from the coding sequence ATGATTGAAGAAGCAATAAAAGTTTTAGAAAAATTAAAAAGAGAAGTACCGCTTGTTCACGCAATAACAAATTACGTCGTAATAAACGACAATGCCAATGCGCTACTTAGTATCGGGGCATCTCCTGCAATGGTGATGTCACCAGACGAAGCGTATAATTTTACAGCAATTTCAAATGCTTTGTATGTAAATATAGGCACTATAAATAATGAGACTAAAGAGACAATAATCAATTCTGTAATATCAGCAAAAGACCACAAAAAACCAGTTGTCCTAGATCCTGTAGGCTGTGCTGCCATAAAAAGCAGAGTTGACTTTGTAAATATGCTTTTGAAAATAGGAGAAATAAGCATTATTAAGGGAAACGGCGGAGAAATAAAGGCTCTATCAGGTGAAAGCGCAAATGTCAAAGGTGTAGACTCCCTTGATGACAGCGGAAATGTTGATTCTTGTGTAAAACTTGCAAAACATACAAAGACGGTTGTTGTATCGACAGGAAAAGAAGATTATATAAGCGACGGCAGGAGAGTGGTAAAAGTAAATAACGGTGCAAATCTATTTACAAAAATAACAGGGGCAGGATGTACTTTAGGTGCAATAATGGCCGCTACTTCAGCTTGCAGCGATGACAAAGTGATATCATCATTAGCAGCACTTCTTATTATGAATATATCTGGTGAGTTGGCGGAAAAAGAGTGCAATGCCCCCGGATCATTTAGGACAAAATTTATAGATTATCTATACATTCTAGACTCTGACATGATAAGGAAATACGCTGATATTGAAGTATTGGAGGCGTAA
- the thiE gene encoding thiamine phosphate synthase, producing MKDFDISLYLVTDRKLLKAGRDFYDAVEEALKNGVTMLQLREKDVSSKEFYEIAKRLKDIAAKYSIPFIINDRIDIALSVDADGVHLGQEDLPCSIARKILGDDKIIGISAGCVDEAVKAEKDGADYIGAGAVFYTGTKKDIGEAIGLLNLEKIKKAVNIPVVAIGGIKYSNAQDVMKTGVDGISVVSEIMASDDIGFATRRLKDAISK from the coding sequence ATGAAAGATTTTGACATATCTCTTTATTTGGTTACTGACAGAAAGCTTTTGAAGGCTGGTAGAGATTTTTACGATGCTGTAGAAGAGGCACTAAAAAACGGCGTTACTATGCTGCAGCTTAGGGAAAAGGATGTTTCATCGAAGGAATTTTATGAGATTGCTAAGAGATTAAAAGATATTGCAGCAAAATACAGCATTCCGTTTATAATTAATGACAGAATCGATATAGCTCTGTCTGTTGATGCAGACGGCGTTCATCTAGGTCAAGAAGATCTGCCATGCAGCATTGCAAGAAAGATCTTGGGAGATGATAAGATAATCGGCATATCTGCTGGATGCGTAGATGAGGCGGTAAAAGCAGAAAAAGACGGTGCTGATTATATAGGGGCAGGTGCTGTATTCTATACAGGCACAAAGAAAGACATAGGCGAAGCAATAGGGCTTTTGAATTTAGAGAAAATTAAAAAGGCAGTGAATATACCTGTTGTCGCCATCGGAGGTATAAAATACAGCAATGCACAAGATGTGATGAAGACAGGCGTTGATGGAATATCAGTTGTATCAGAGATCATGGCATCAGATGATATAGGTTTTGCCACAAGGCGATTAAAAGATGCTATATCAAAGTAG
- a CDS encoding ABC transporter permease: MTYIYLTISILIFFLLIPFISLIIRTPLNIIVTEITSCPAINALLLSIISSSVTVVITFLFGTPLAYYIAFKKGKISTFTEYLVDIPAILPPAVAGIALLMAFGREGIIGKFLSSIGIQISFTVIAVILAQIFISSTYYIKAAYSSFMAVDRTIWEESQLIGVSDFKLMTAIYIPITKRFLITGLISTWARAIGEFGATIIFAGNLEGKTRTMPLAIYTAMQSDLNYALSLSVIMVMCSLIMIYLCRFMIKKDAGKI, from the coding sequence ATGACGTATATTTATTTAACCATATCAATTTTGATTTTTTTCTTATTAATACCTTTTATTTCGCTGATAATTAGAACTCCTTTAAATATAATAGTAACTGAAATCACATCTTGTCCTGCAATCAATGCACTACTCCTTAGTATCATATCATCTAGTGTGACCGTCGTCATCACATTTTTATTTGGAACACCTCTTGCATACTATATTGCATTTAAGAAAGGAAAGATATCTACATTTACCGAATACCTTGTCGACATACCTGCAATTTTACCACCTGCAGTTGCAGGAATTGCCCTTTTGATGGCATTTGGTAGAGAAGGCATCATAGGAAAATTTTTGAGTTCAATAGGCATACAAATATCATTTACAGTGATAGCCGTAATATTAGCACAGATTTTCATATCATCCACATACTACATCAAAGCAGCTTATTCTTCATTTATGGCTGTCGATAGAACAATATGGGAAGAATCACAACTAATTGGTGTCAGCGATTTTAAGCTGATGACAGCCATATACATCCCGATAACAAAGAGATTTCTCATAACTGGACTTATAAGCACATGGGCAAGAGCTATTGGCGAATTCGGAGCAACTATAATCTTTGCCGGCAATCTAGAGGGAAAGACGAGAACAATGCCGCTAGCCATATACACTGCAATGCAAAGTGACTTAAATTACGCTTTAAGCCTTTCTGTTATAATGGTCATGTGCTCTCTTATCATGATCTACCTTTGCAGGTTTATGATAAAAAAAGATGCTGGCAAAATTTAA
- the modA gene encoding molybdate ABC transporter substrate-binding protein, which yields MKDQKIIWLLMSIFLIILMVTGCDINASESGNKSLTVFVAASLKDSMDTVIKQFEKLNPDVKIILNSAGSQTLRAQIEQGAYADIFISADERNMTPLYTEKLVEKPKTLLYNKLIVIAYKDSSINSFMDIKNSGVKLALADESVPAGKYALDMLSKIDADYKGFKEATLKNVVTKEVTVTDVAQKVAMGEADAGIVYITDAKPFSGKIKVINIPDKYNVIATYPAAIVKNTKYKTLSSKFLDFLLNGDGKKILKDYGFIMK from the coding sequence ATGAAAGACCAAAAGATAATTTGGCTCCTTATGTCTATCTTTCTAATCATTTTAATGGTAACAGGATGCGATATAAACGCCAGTGAAAGCGGCAATAAATCCTTGACAGTTTTTGTTGCTGCAAGCTTAAAAGATTCTATGGATACAGTTATCAAGCAGTTTGAAAAATTAAATCCAGATGTCAAAATAATCTTAAATTCTGCTGGAAGCCAAACATTGAGGGCACAAATAGAGCAAGGAGCATACGCTGACATATTTATTTCTGCTGATGAAAGAAACATGACGCCACTTTACACCGAAAAACTTGTAGAGAAACCTAAAACATTATTATATAACAAGCTTATTGTCATTGCATATAAAGATAGCAGTATAAATAGCTTTATGGATATAAAAAATTCCGGAGTGAAATTAGCTCTTGCAGATGAATCTGTCCCAGCCGGTAAATATGCGCTTGATATGCTGTCAAAAATCGATGCTGACTATAAAGGGTTCAAGGAAGCAACACTGAAAAATGTCGTTACAAAAGAAGTAACTGTCACAGATGTTGCACAAAAGGTTGCAATGGGTGAAGCAGACGCTGGCATTGTTTATATTACTGATGCAAAGCCATTTTCTGGCAAAATAAAAGTTATTAACATACCTGATAAATACAATGTCATTGCAACATATCCTGCTGCTATCGTTAAAAATACTAAATACAAGACTTTATCGTCGAAATTTCTAGATTTTTTATTAAATGGAGATGGAAAGAAAATACTAAAGGATTACGGATTTATAATGAAATGA
- a CDS encoding NifB/NifX family molybdenum-iron cluster-binding protein: MMHRIAIASRDGKMVNEHFGHAKRFIIVDLYDDGNYFVREVRECINACGGDDFYDRMNIVIDKIKDCEAVFVCMIGNAAIMRLKERGIKACVNPGIIEDVLKDYLINFEGDKQ; encoded by the coding sequence ATGATGCATAGAATTGCTATCGCATCAAGAGATGGTAAGATGGTTAACGAACATTTTGGACACGCAAAAAGATTTATCATCGTTGATTTATATGATGATGGAAATTATTTTGTCCGTGAAGTCAGAGAATGTATTAATGCATGTGGTGGTGATGATTTTTACGACAGAATGAATATTGTAATAGACAAAATCAAAGATTGCGAGGCAGTCTTCGTATGCATGATAGGAAATGCAGCCATAATGAGGCTCAAAGAAAGAGGAATCAAAGCATGCGTAAATCCCGGCATTATAGAAGATGTGCTGAAAGATTATTTGATAAATTTTGAGGGTGATAAACAATGA
- a CDS encoding radical SAM protein, with amino-acid sequence MNKEFNTVGFGHPCFNPDATLYHGRVHLPVAPKCNIKCKYCDRKTGCVNENRPGVTTKIMDPYEAILYAKKMLKKEPRISVIGIAGPGDPLYNDETFLTFKLISLEFKDMIKCLSTNGLLLSDKLPLLINCGVSTITVTINAIDPNIGKEIYDYAIYKDNTYKGINAAKLLIEKQLEGIEAACDNGLLVKVNTVLIPGINDKHIDDIAKKIKELGVAIMNIMPLIPQAEFSHLKAPKCNELEKVRLQNSKIISQMYHCRQCRADAAGLLGDDI; translated from the coding sequence ATGAATAAAGAATTTAATACGGTAGGTTTTGGACACCCATGTTTTAATCCTGATGCGACTTTATATCACGGCAGGGTGCATTTGCCTGTAGCACCTAAGTGCAATATAAAGTGCAAATACTGCGACAGAAAGACAGGGTGCGTAAATGAAAACAGACCCGGCGTAACAACTAAAATTATGGATCCGTATGAAGCAATATTATATGCTAAAAAGATGTTAAAAAAAGAGCCTCGCATTTCTGTCATAGGAATAGCAGGCCCCGGTGACCCACTTTACAACGATGAGACATTCTTAACTTTTAAATTGATTTCCTTAGAATTTAAAGATATGATCAAATGCTTAAGCACAAATGGATTGCTTTTAAGCGATAAGCTACCTCTTTTAATAAACTGTGGTGTAAGCACAATAACAGTGACAATAAATGCTATAGATCCTAACATAGGTAAAGAAATATACGATTATGCAATCTATAAAGATAATACGTACAAAGGAATAAATGCAGCAAAATTACTTATAGAAAAACAGCTAGAAGGCATAGAAGCTGCTTGTGACAACGGCTTACTTGTAAAGGTCAATACTGTCTTAATACCTGGTATAAACGATAAGCACATAGATGATATAGCAAAAAAAATAAAGGAACTTGGTGTTGCCATCATGAATATAATGCCTCTTATTCCACAAGCTGAATTTTCACATTTAAAAGCTCCCAAGTGCAATGAACTTGAAAAAGTAAGGCTTCAAAATTCAAAAATTATAAGTCAGATGTACCACTGCAGGCAGTGCAGAGCTGATGCTGCAGGACTTTTAGGTGATGATATATGA
- the nifH gene encoding nitrogenase iron protein, translated as MRQVAIYGKGGIGKSTTTQNTVAALSEMGKKVMVVGCDPKADSTRLLLHGLNQKTVLDTIRDEGEDIELDDIMRSGYGNTKCVESGGPEPGVGCAGRGIITSINMLENLGAYDDDLDYVFYDVLGDVVCGGFAMPIREGKAKEIYIVASGEMMAMYAANNICKGIRKYANQGGVRLGGIICNSRKVDNEEELLKAFCKKLGTQLVYFVPRDNIVQRAEINKKTVIDYDPQAPQADVYRALAKRIDENDMFVVPNPMPTDELEKLLIEYGLMD; from the coding sequence ATGAGACAAGTAGCTATTTATGGTAAAGGTGGTATTGGAAAATCAACAACGACTCAAAATACTGTTGCAGCATTGTCAGAAATGGGTAAAAAAGTCATGGTAGTTGGATGCGACCCAAAGGCAGATTCAACAAGGCTTTTGCTTCATGGATTAAATCAAAAAACAGTTCTTGACACTATAAGGGATGAAGGTGAAGATATAGAACTTGACGATATTATGCGTTCTGGCTATGGCAATACAAAATGCGTCGAATCAGGCGGCCCTGAGCCAGGTGTTGGATGTGCAGGTCGTGGTATCATCACATCGATAAATATGCTGGAAAACTTAGGAGCTTATGATGATGATCTTGATTATGTCTTTTATGACGTCCTTGGTGATGTCGTCTGTGGTGGTTTTGCAATGCCTATTCGTGAAGGCAAAGCAAAAGAAATATATATAGTTGCCAGTGGTGAAATGATGGCGATGTACGCAGCAAACAACATCTGCAAAGGAATTCGAAAGTATGCAAATCAAGGAGGCGTAAGGTTAGGCGGTATTATTTGCAATTCAAGAAAAGTTGACAACGAAGAAGAATTACTAAAGGCATTTTGCAAAAAATTAGGGACGCAGCTTGTATACTTTGTTCCAAGGGACAATATCGTTCAGAGGGCTGAGATAAATAAAAAGACTGTTATTGATTATGATCCACAGGCACCACAGGCAGATGTGTATAGAGCCCTTGCAAAAAGAATTGATGAAAATGACATGTTTGTAGTACCAAATCCAATGCCAACAGATGAACTTGAAAAACTCCTCATAGAATATGGACTTATGGATTAG
- the nifD gene encoding nitrogenase molybdenum-iron protein alpha chain has product MIERNHTQDYMMESPVEKNKKLIEDITDSYPKKVSKERKTHLVVIDPSEEQHIMADVATIPGIMTNRGCSYAGAKGVVFGPVKDILHLTHGPIGCGYYTWNTRRNLAEPEEGYNYFIKNCFSTNMQEKDVVFGGEKKLYGAIKEAYEIFKPKVIGIYATCPVGLIGDDIKAVAKRAEEELGIKVITVSCEGYKGVSQSAGHHLASNTLIMDIVGTEELEDPTPYDINIFGEYNIGGDVWLVKDLLQKIGYRVVSVFTGDSKYDDLAKAHRAKLSILMCHRSINYTNRMMEEKFGVPWLKVNYIGISSTIESLREMAKFFDDPMIYENTEKVIEEELKKIKPRLDYYKERLKGKKAILFVGGSRAHHYQDLLKDIGMETIVAGYEFAHRDDYEGRKIIPEIKEAPHHKILDTYHFERVTEPAYPQEKIEEMKSKMPDHFMNYEGMMVHMEEGSIVIDDFNHHETEELIKALKPDIFLSGIKDRYVFQKMGVPSRQIHSYDYSGPYSSFEGAVNFARDMDMAINNPIWKEVTPPWKK; this is encoded by the coding sequence ATGATCGAAAGAAATCATACGCAAGATTATATGATGGAGAGTCCAGTTGAAAAAAACAAGAAATTGATTGAAGACATTACAGATTCTTATCCTAAAAAGGTTAGTAAAGAGAGGAAAACGCACCTTGTAGTGATAGATCCAAGCGAGGAACAGCATATAATGGCAGACGTTGCAACAATTCCGGGGATTATGACAAACAGAGGATGTAGCTATGCAGGCGCAAAAGGTGTCGTTTTTGGACCTGTAAAAGACATTCTTCATTTGACACATGGACCAATTGGATGTGGATACTATACATGGAACACTAGAAGAAATCTTGCAGAGCCAGAAGAAGGCTATAACTATTTCATAAAAAATTGCTTTTCTACTAATATGCAGGAAAAAGACGTAGTCTTCGGTGGCGAGAAAAAACTTTATGGCGCTATAAAAGAAGCGTATGAGATATTTAAGCCGAAAGTTATAGGTATATATGCTACATGTCCTGTGGGACTTATTGGCGATGACATAAAAGCCGTTGCCAAAAGAGCCGAAGAAGAGCTTGGAATAAAAGTAATTACTGTAAGCTGTGAAGGTTATAAAGGTGTCAGCCAATCTGCCGGGCATCATCTTGCCAGCAATACTCTTATTATGGATATAGTTGGGACGGAGGAACTAGAAGACCCGACACCGTACGATATCAACATATTCGGCGAATACAATATTGGCGGCGATGTGTGGTTAGTGAAAGATCTGCTTCAAAAGATAGGATATCGTGTTGTAAGTGTATTTACAGGAGACTCAAAATACGATGACCTTGCAAAGGCTCACAGGGCAAAACTTTCAATATTGATGTGCCACAGATCTATAAACTATACAAACCGCATGATGGAAGAAAAATTTGGAGTTCCATGGCTTAAAGTAAATTATATAGGCATATCTTCCACAATAGAATCATTAAGGGAAATGGCTAAATTTTTCGACGATCCGATGATATACGAAAACACTGAAAAAGTTATTGAAGAAGAGCTTAAGAAGATAAAACCTAGACTTGACTATTATAAGGAAAGGCTTAAAGGCAAAAAAGCAATACTTTTTGTTGGCGGTTCTCGTGCACATCATTATCAAGACTTGCTGAAAGACATCGGCATGGAGACAATTGTTGCAGGATATGAGTTTGCTCATCGGGATGATTACGAAGGACGCAAAATAATACCTGAGATAAAAGAAGCACCTCATCATAAGATACTTGACACGTATCATTTTGAGAGAGTGACAGAACCAGCATATCCTCAAGAAAAAATAGAAGAAATGAAGAGTAAGATGCCTGATCACTTCATGAATTATGAAGGAATGATGGTTCATATGGAAGAAGGTTCCATCGTCATTGATGATTTCAATCATCATGAGACTGAAGAGCTTATAAAAGCTTTGAAGCCTGATATATTTTTATCAGGTATTAAAGACAGATATGTATTTCAAAAGATGGGGGTTCCTTCAAGACAGATACATTCATATGACTACAGTGGGCCTTACAGTTCATTTGAAGGTGCTGTAAATTTTGCAAGAGATATGGATATGGCTATAAACAATCCAATTTGGAAAGAGGTGACTCCACCTTGGAAAAAATAG
- a CDS encoding nitrogenase component 1 encodes MECNNTERKYLTVNPLKTCQPLGAVWACLGIHQCMPHSHGSQGCTSYLRMQLTRHFREFIPTTTSSFSEAQVVFGGVGNLKQAIRNILSIYKPKVIGISTTCSAETIGDDVPGTINEMRASGDIPEDVKVFTASTPSYVGSHVTGFSNMVKSAVETFAKKSSPNGKINIIPGLLSPGDLREIKRILKIMGIDAIILPDISDVLDAPMTGEIHLYQKGGTTISEIEDMGNSIATVVLGREAGIAPAESLKEMYDVPYEVLPLPIGISNVDKFIMKLSEITSKPIPYELEEERGRLVDMMLDAHAHWYNKKAAVFGDPDIVEAIVGYANDLGINVLYALTGSYSSEWEKTVKSMVPDAYVSSDNDLWYLKEQLDKKPVDMLFGNSHGKYLAKEYDLPLLRVGFPILDRANLQHFPIVGYKGTAWLVERTGNTLLDYKDAKSPEHLLELIM; translated from the coding sequence ATGGAATGTAATAATACTGAACGCAAATACCTTACGGTAAATCCTCTAAAGACGTGTCAGCCCCTTGGAGCAGTTTGGGCGTGCCTCGGTATACACCAATGCATGCCACACAGCCATGGTTCACAGGGTTGCACATCGTATTTAAGGATGCAGCTTACCCGTCATTTTAGGGAATTTATACCGACAACAACAAGCTCTTTTTCAGAAGCACAAGTTGTCTTTGGCGGTGTAGGAAATCTAAAGCAGGCGATACGAAACATATTAAGCATTTACAAACCAAAAGTAATCGGAATATCCACAACTTGTTCAGCGGAAACTATCGGCGACGATGTTCCTGGCACAATAAATGAAATGCGAGCAAGTGGCGATATACCAGAAGATGTCAAAGTATTTACAGCAAGTACACCAAGCTACGTAGGCTCACATGTAACAGGTTTTTCTAATATGGTTAAATCAGCTGTAGAGACTTTTGCCAAAAAAAGCTCACCAAATGGAAAAATAAACATCATTCCTGGATTGTTAAGCCCGGGTGATTTGCGGGAAATCAAAAGAATATTAAAAATAATGGGGATTGATGCAATCATTCTACCAGATATCTCTGATGTTTTAGATGCACCTATGACAGGCGAGATACACCTGTATCAGAAGGGAGGCACCACCATATCTGAAATAGAAGATATGGGAAATTCGATAGCTACTGTAGTTTTAGGAAGGGAAGCAGGAATCGCCCCTGCAGAATCTTTAAAAGAAATGTACGATGTACCGTATGAGGTACTTCCACTGCCTATCGGCATAAGTAATGTGGACAAATTTATTATGAAGTTAAGTGAAATAACAAGTAAGCCTATACCTTACGAACTTGAAGAAGAACGAGGAAGGCTTGTAGATATGATGCTAGACGCACATGCCCATTGGTACAATAAAAAGGCTGCAGTATTTGGTGATCCCGATATCGTTGAAGCTATAGTTGGATATGCAAATGATTTAGGAATAAATGTTTTGTATGCTTTGACAGGGAGTTACAGCAGTGAATGGGAAAAAACAGTAAAATCTATGGTTCCAGATGCATATGTTTCATCAGATAACGACTTATGGTATCTAAAAGAGCAACTTGATAAAAAGCCTGTTGATATGCTATTTGGCAATAGCCATGGAAAATATCTTGCAAAAGAGTACGATCTGCCGCTTTTAAGAGTTGGCTTCCCAATTCTAGATAGAGCCAATCTTCAACATTTTCCAATTGTAGGATATAAAGGGACAGCATGGCTTGTTGAAAGGACAGGAAACACTCTTCTTGACTACAAGGATGCTAAATCGCCAGAACATCTCCTGGAACTTATAATGTAG
- a CDS encoding HesB/IscA family protein: MIKLSDEALSQLRKILNNLPNKNETTGFKIYTVPTEEGFLAGFAVADNFKENDEILEYDDVYIYIDKSDLNYLKYSVIEYDDKYNRFFINMPHSFNLLCSTCDRYSDCNYIN; encoded by the coding sequence ATGATTAAGCTGTCAGATGAGGCATTATCACAGTTAAGAAAAATTTTAAATAATTTACCTAATAAAAATGAAACTACAGGTTTTAAAATATATACAGTTCCAACAGAAGAAGGATTTCTAGCCGGTTTTGCGGTTGCCGATAATTTTAAAGAAAATGATGAGATCTTAGAGTATGACGATGTGTATATCTATATTGATAAATCAGATCTTAATTATCTGAAGTACAGCGTGATTGAATATGATGACAAGTACAATAGATTTTTCATAAATATGCCACATAGTTTTAATCTGCTGTGTTCAACATGTGACAGATATAGCGATTGTAATTATATTAATTGA
- a CDS encoding P-II family nitrogen regulator — MKMVRAIIRPEKEKQVVEALDKNGYSSMTKMHIFGRGKQKGIQVGPIVYDELPKILLMIVAKDEDVSKIVNLIESNARTGNIGDGKIFISEVDEVYTIRTGNKEL, encoded by the coding sequence ATGAAAATGGTACGTGCCATAATAAGGCCAGAAAAAGAGAAGCAAGTTGTTGAAGCTCTTGATAAAAATGGATACAGCTCCATGACGAAAATGCACATATTTGGACGTGGTAAACAAAAGGGAATACAAGTAGGTCCTATTGTATATGACGAATTACCAAAAATTTTGCTTATGATTGTAGCAAAAGATGAGGATGTATCAAAGATAGTTAACCTGATAGAAAGCAATGCTCGAACAGGAAACATAGGTGATGGCAAGATATTTATAAGTGAAGTAGATGAAGTATACACGATTAGAACTGGTAATAAAGAGTTATGA
- a CDS encoding P-II family nitrogen regulator, translating to MKEIVAIIRRQKLHETKTALDGLGFSPMSILSVSGRGKQKGFIGEVDPVMDEFMLDEADVDVRFIPKRLISIVADDADVPKIVETIIKTNNTGYPGDGKIFILPMTDAIRIRTSEIGLSAIK from the coding sequence ATGAAGGAGATTGTAGCAATCATCAGGAGACAGAAACTACATGAAACAAAAACGGCTCTGGATGGACTTGGCTTTTCACCTATGTCGATACTGAGTGTAAGTGGCAGAGGCAAGCAAAAAGGATTTATTGGAGAAGTCGATCCAGTGATGGATGAATTTATGCTGGATGAAGCAGACGTAGATGTAAGGTTTATTCCTAAAAGATTGATTTCGATTGTTGCAGATGATGCTGATGTTCCTAAAATTGTTGAAACTATAATAAAGACAAATAATACAGGCTATCCAGGTGATGGGAAGATTTTCATTTTGCCAATGACTGATGCAATTCGCATAAGAACATCTGAAATTGGCTTAAGCGCAATAAAGTAA
- the nifE gene encoding nitrogenase iron-molybdenum cofactor biosynthesis protein NifE, with protein MELRLDIPEREKFIKMKGKHHKKEFICNTDSVAGSVSQRACVYSGARVVLNPIEDAVHLVHGPIGCASYTWDIRGSLSSGSELFRNSFSSDLKESDVIFGGEEKLSKCIDEIYEKYKPKLIFVYSTCIAGVIGDDIKAVCKESSNKYNIYVVPVESSGFIGNKAAGYKAACNSLLELIKEFPVLKKEPLSINYMGDFNLAGEAWIIKGYLNQMGLKVNTIFTGDSNFESLKKATASSLNIVQCAGSMTYLAKKFEETFGIPYMKVSFLGIEDTSNSLRKIAEFFNDKDVMLKTEKLIEEKTKMAKHIIEKYKSYLKGKKAAIFVGGGFKAISLIKQFRELGIDVVVIGTQNGQKDEYEKIEEIADYGTVILDDANPSELEKFMVEKGADILAGGVKERFLSYKMGISFIDHNHDRKHPLSGYEGAINFAEEVYTTACSPVWKYVKDGVKRYV; from the coding sequence ATGGAACTCAGACTTGACATACCTGAAAGAGAAAAATTTATTAAGATGAAGGGAAAACATCATAAGAAGGAATTTATATGTAATACTGATAGCGTTGCAGGTAGTGTAAGTCAGAGAGCATGTGTATACAGTGGTGCAAGAGTCGTATTAAATCCTATAGAAGATGCTGTACATCTGGTCCATGGTCCTATCGGCTGCGCCAGTTATACGTGGGACATAAGAGGAAGTCTGTCAAGCGGCTCAGAGCTTTTCAGAAATAGCTTTTCATCTGATTTAAAAGAAAGCGATGTGATTTTTGGAGGAGAAGAAAAGCTATCTAAGTGCATAGATGAAATATACGAAAAATATAAGCCGAAGCTTATTTTCGTATATTCAACATGTATTGCCGGCGTAATTGGCGATGACATAAAAGCAGTGTGCAAAGAATCATCAAATAAGTACAATATATATGTTGTGCCTGTAGAATCCAGTGGTTTTATCGGAAATAAAGCTGCAGGCTATAAAGCTGCCTGCAATTCACTTTTAGAGTTAATTAAAGAATTTCCCGTATTAAAAAAGGAACCTTTAAGTATAAACTACATGGGTGATTTTAACCTTGCAGGTGAAGCGTGGATAATAAAAGGTTATCTTAATCAAATGGGTCTAAAAGTGAATACAATATTTACCGGTGATTCAAATTTTGAATCATTGAAAAAAGCAACAGCTTCCAGTTTAAATATCGTTCAATGCGCAGGCTCTATGACGTATCTTGCCAAGAAGTTTGAAGAAACTTTTGGCATACCGTATATGAAAGTATCATTTTTAGGTATTGAAGATACTTCAAATTCTCTTAGGAAAATTGCAGAATTTTTTAATGATAAGGATGTTATGTTAAAAACAGAAAAATTAATAGAAGAGAAAACTAAAATGGCAAAACATATAATAGAAAAATATAAAAGTTATTTAAAGGGCAAGAAGGCTGCAATTTTTGTTGGAGGTGGATTCAAGGCAATATCCCTTATTAAGCAGTTTAGAGAACTGGGCATAGATGTAGTCGTAATTGGTACGCAAAACGGACAAAAGGACGAGTATGAAAAGATTGAGGAGATAGCAGATTATGGCACTGTCATACTAGATGATGCAAACCCATCAGAACTTGAAAAATTTATGGTTGAAAAGGGAGCAGATATTTTAGCTGGCGGTGTTAAAGAGAGATTTCTATCATACAAGATGGGTATATCTTTTATCGATCACAATCACGACAGAAAACACCCCTTAAGCGGTTATGAAGGTGCAATCAATTTTGCTGAAGAAGTCTATACAACAGCATGCTCGCCGGTATGGAAATATGTGAAAGATGGGGTGAAAAGATATGTATGA